One Flagellimonas sp. CMM7 genomic region harbors:
- a CDS encoding UDP-2,3-diacylglucosamine diphosphatase, translated as MKKRKIELAVISDVHLGTYGCHADELIAYLNSIQPKKLILNGDIIDIWQFSKHYFPASHLKVLRKIIGMASKGTEVHYITGNHDEMLRKFSDTSMGNFKIANKLVLNLDGKKAWIFHGDVFDVSIQNAKWLAKLGGYGYDILILINSFINWCLAKMGRERYSLSKRIKNSIKGAIKYINNFEKTAGDLAIENDYDYVICGHIHQPKKERYENKHGSCLYLNSGDWIENLTALEYSFKRWRVYHYNHDKLSPFFVDEELKEMDMNELIDSITDKELDIKTIAEVVKEKKDEKTLNNQGLTQN; from the coding sequence TTGAAAAAAAGGAAGATAGAGCTAGCCGTTATTTCAGATGTTCACTTAGGAACATACGGCTGTCATGCAGATGAACTTATTGCTTACTTAAATAGTATACAACCCAAGAAACTTATCTTGAATGGGGATATCATTGATATTTGGCAATTTAGCAAACATTATTTCCCAGCTTCACACTTAAAAGTGCTCAGGAAGATTATTGGCATGGCTTCCAAAGGTACTGAAGTACACTACATTACTGGAAATCATGATGAAATGCTCCGTAAGTTTAGTGATACTTCAATGGGTAATTTTAAAATTGCCAACAAACTTGTACTCAATTTAGATGGTAAAAAGGCATGGATTTTTCATGGTGATGTTTTTGACGTGTCTATACAGAATGCAAAATGGCTGGCAAAACTTGGTGGATATGGTTACGATATTCTTATCCTGATAAACAGTTTCATTAATTGGTGCTTGGCCAAGATGGGACGTGAACGATATTCGCTCTCCAAACGCATAAAAAATAGCATTAAAGGCGCTATAAAGTATATCAACAACTTTGAAAAGACCGCTGGCGACCTTGCCATTGAAAACGACTATGATTATGTTATCTGCGGCCATATTCATCAACCCAAGAAAGAGCGTTATGAAAATAAACATGGAAGTTGTCTTTACCTTAATTCTGGGGATTGGATAGAAAACTTGACAGCGTTGGAGTACTCTTTTAAACGTTGGAGAGTATACCATTATAATCATGACAAGCTATCGCCTTTCTTTGTTGACGAAGAGCTTAAGGAAATGGACATGAATGAGCTTATCGATTCTATAACAGACAAAGAATTGGATATTAAAACCATCGCTGAAGTTGTAAAAGAAAAAAAAGACGAAAAAACCTTAAATAACCAAGGCTTGACGCAAAATTGA
- the aroC gene encoding chorismate synthase codes for MAGNTFGQLFKLTSFGESHGRALGGVIDGCPAGIALDIEKIQLELNRRKPGQSAIVTQRKEPDTVEIYSGLFEGKTTGTPIGFAIHNTNQKSKDYSHIKDSYRPSHADYVYDKKYGFRDYRGGGRSSARETASRVVAGAIAKQFLQDVKINAFVSQVGTMKLKKDYKELDFSKIEANPVRCPDMETAGRMEEYIKSIKKEGDTIGGVITCVIQNVPIGLGEPVFDKLHATLGGAMLSINAVKGFEYGSGFHGVTMKGSEHNDSYNSDGTTTTNLSGGIQGGISNGMDIYFNVAFKPVATVLQSYETINKEGEKVTTQGKGRHDPCVVPRAVPIVEAMAAMVLADFALLARTNKI; via the coding sequence ATGGCAGGAAACACTTTTGGACAGCTTTTTAAACTTACATCTTTTGGAGAATCTCATGGTAGAGCGCTTGGAGGCGTAATTGATGGCTGCCCGGCTGGAATAGCATTGGATATAGAAAAAATCCAATTGGAATTAAATAGAAGAAAACCAGGCCAATCTGCCATAGTTACACAACGAAAGGAGCCAGATACAGTTGAGATTTATTCTGGTCTCTTTGAAGGAAAAACTACAGGGACTCCAATAGGTTTTGCTATTCATAATACCAACCAAAAATCCAAGGATTATTCACATATAAAGGATTCGTACAGACCTTCTCATGCTGATTACGTTTATGATAAAAAGTATGGATTTAGGGATTATAGAGGTGGAGGTAGAAGTTCAGCAAGGGAAACAGCAAGTAGAGTAGTAGCGGGAGCTATTGCAAAACAATTCCTTCAAGACGTAAAAATCAATGCTTTTGTTTCTCAGGTGGGAACAATGAAATTGAAAAAGGACTACAAAGAACTTGACTTTTCCAAGATAGAAGCCAATCCAGTGCGTTGTCCCGATATGGAAACAGCTGGCCGTATGGAAGAATACATAAAATCCATTAAAAAGGAAGGTGATACCATTGGTGGTGTCATTACCTGTGTCATTCAAAATGTACCAATTGGTTTGGGTGAGCCAGTGTTTGATAAGTTGCATGCAACTTTAGGCGGTGCAATGTTATCCATCAATGCTGTAAAGGGTTTTGAGTATGGCAGCGGGTTTCATGGCGTTACCATGAAAGGTAGTGAGCATAATGATTCCTACAATAGTGATGGCACTACCACAACAAATCTTAGTGGAGGCATTCAAGGAGGTATCAGCAATGGGATGGACATTTATTTTAATGTAGCGTTTAAACCCGTTGCCACTGTGCTTCAATCTTATGAAACCATCAATAAAGAAGGTGAAAAAGTTACTACTCAAGGCAAAGGAAGACATGATCCTTGCGTAGTTCCAAGAGCAGTACCCATTGTTGAAGCAATGGCCGCTATGGTTTTGGCGGACTTCGCCCTTTTGGCGCGTACTAACAAAATATAA